CGACGGCCTGGGTCTGCTACCCGGCCGGGCCGTGCGTTTCAGCCCGGAGAGCGGCCTGAAGGTGCCGCACATGGGCTGGAACCGGCTGCAGTTCAAGCAGCCGGAGCACCCGCTTCTGGCAGGACTTGACGAAGGACATGTATACTTCGTCCACTCCTATCATGTACTGCCAGAGCGGGAGCAGGATCTTCTGGCCGTGACCGACTACGGCCAGCCAGTTACCGCGATCGTAGGTCGCGGTAATGTGTTCGGGATGCAGTTCCATCCCGAGAAGAGCGGTGAGCTGGGCATGGCGCTGCTGCGCAATTTCCTCGCGCTAGTTGCGTCAGGTGCAGCGATAAGCTAATTGATGCAAGGTGCTACCAAGACAGAATGAGCAAGTACACTTATAGTACGTGATCAAAGTGGACTTTTTGAGGAACCTCTTATATTGTTCTATAGAAATCATAACTAACCAGTGCGGGGGGAAGGGAAATGTCATCATTCGTAATTTATCCGGCGATCGATATCCGCGGCGGGAAATGCGTTCGTCTCATTCAGGGCGATTATAGCCAGGAGACGGTATATAATGATAATCCGATTGAAGTGGCTAAGTCATGGGAGAAGCAGGGCGGACAGTTCATCCATCTGGTCGATCTTGATGGAGCCAAGGCCGGTCATCCGATGAACGATCAGCTGATCGGCGAGATCGCACGGGCGGTACAGGTTCCGGTTCAGGTCGGAGGCGGGCTGCGCTCAGTTCAGGATGTGGAACACTTGCTGTCGCTCGGAGTCAGCCGGGTTATTATCGGGACGGCAGCGATTGAGGATCGGGAGTTCACCGAGTCGGTGCTGGGCACATATGGCGATAAAGTGGCGATTGGCATCGATGCCCGGGACGGACTTGTTGCGACACGCGGCTGGCTGGAGACATCAGAAGTTAAGGCAGAGGAACTGGCCAAAGAATTGGCATCCAAAGGGGCCGAGACGTTTATTTTTACCGATATATCCCGCGACGGTATGATGCAGGGACCGAATGTAGAAGCAATCCGCCGTCTAGCTGAAGTATCGGGGCGCACGGTGATTGCCTCCGGCGGGGTGACGGTGCAGGATGATCTGCTGAAGCTGGCTGCTTATGCCAAGCAAGGCATCGGCGGGGCAATTGTCGGCAAGGCGCTTTATACCGGCAATATTGATCTGGCGAAGGCAATTCAGGCGTTCTCTGCATTGTAAGTGCGTATTCAAAAAGGTCGGTTTTTAGCACCGAAGCTTATGCTCCGATGTGCGTTTTTTCAAAACGCTGCAGTTGGATAAAGCTAGGGTCTGAGGAGCGGAGCGTACGGTTAGTACGTGAGCACCTAAGATGTTTCCGTAGGAAACATGACTTCGTAAGCATTCGCTTAGACCCGGCTGAATTCAAGATTCGATGTCGAATAGCTGCCTGATTGACTTCGTGATCAAAAGTGGATTTTTTTTGAACAACCTCTATAAGGTTTGCTAACACACCGTAAATTTGGAGAGGAGAGCGATGAGCATGCTCGCAAAGCGTATTATTCCCTGCCTTGATGTGAAGGACGGACGAGTGGTAAAGGGCGTTAATTTCGTGAATCTTTGTGATGCTGGAGATCCGGTGGAGCTGGCTGCTCTCTACGATCGGGAGGGGGCAGATGAGATCGTATTTCTTGATATATCCGCTTCCCATGAAGGTCGGGCTACGATGATCGAGGTAGTGCGTCAGACTGCCGGCGAGATCGCTATTCCCTTCACGGTCGGCGGAGGCATATCGCAAGTGGACGATATGAAGCGGATTT
The window above is part of the Paenibacillus lutimineralis genome. Proteins encoded here:
- the hisH gene encoding imidazole glycerol phosphate synthase subunit HisH; this encodes MKLAIVDYGMGNLHSVAKAIERLGYEAVVSGDAAVLLAADGILLPGVGAFGDAMEQLTASGLDGTLRQAVDSGKPLLGICLGMQLLFSASGEHGLHDGLGLLPGRAVRFSPESGLKVPHMGWNRLQFKQPEHPLLAGLDEGHVYFVHSYHVLPEREQDLLAVTDYGQPVTAIVGRGNVFGMQFHPEKSGELGMALLRNFLALVASGAAIS
- the hisA gene encoding 1-(5-phosphoribosyl)-5-[(5-phosphoribosylamino)methylideneamino]imidazole-4-carboxamide isomerase, which encodes MSSFVIYPAIDIRGGKCVRLIQGDYSQETVYNDNPIEVAKSWEKQGGQFIHLVDLDGAKAGHPMNDQLIGEIARAVQVPVQVGGGLRSVQDVEHLLSLGVSRVIIGTAAIEDREFTESVLGTYGDKVAIGIDARDGLVATRGWLETSEVKAEELAKELASKGAETFIFTDISRDGMMQGPNVEAIRRLAEVSGRTVIASGGVTVQDDLLKLAAYAKQGIGGAIVGKALYTGNIDLAKAIQAFSAL